From the genome of Grus americana isolate bGruAme1 chromosome 16, bGruAme1.mat, whole genome shotgun sequence:
GGAGTGCAGAGAGGATGACCTATCTGTTGACTGTTAAGTCTAACCTTCGCTGTTTCCATGTAGGATGGTGAGGATTGTCCTGTGTCGTACAGCTAGGACTGCCATTGCTCACCCTGCATAATGCCATCCTGAACCGAGAGCCCTTGGGGCACAATGGATACAGAGGAGGTCacatttaaatatgaatatagTTTGTTAGGTGTTATTCACCCCAGTGGGAGCTGGTGCCCCAGTCACACAAGGTGCGCTGATCGCTGTAGGTCACCTTCCCTTCACCAGACCTCTCACATGTGTGACTTGAAAGACAATGACCTTGTAGACtggaacaatttatttttgagttgagaagaaaaagagtctTTTTCAAGCTCACTGACATGCTCTTCCTTTGGGGAAAGCCTGTGGTATCTCCTCTGAACTGCAGGCTGTTAAAGTaatcctgcttcagccagcGGTGCCAGGCACAGTGGAGGAGACTTTACCCCTTTGAGctctcagctgctttttcctcaATGGCTTTTTATTGCACCATTGTTCGGTCTACTCTGGACTCCTCTCTGTGTTGATAGGCATGTAATGGCTACAGCAGAAATATGTGGCTGACTGGGAAGAAACGACCTAGGGATAGCGTTTCTGAGCTGTACTGCCTCTAGGcaaattaaaacctttttttttttttttcccaagcctcAGTTCAGATGTTGTGCCCTAAAGGACAAAATGTGCTGATGGCAATTACAGAATAGCCAGGTGCCAAACATAGTTGAGTTGCAGCTTAATGTGTACTGCTTGTCTCTGTGAGCTATCTCTCAGCACACTGTGAAATCAAGCTCACTTTCACAGCTATGTCAACAGACCTCTGATACGTAGGTGACAGATCTTCCTCTCCAGTTACCTTCTTGGCTATTAAAGGACTTTCTTCCTGTTCAGGCTTTCCTCTAATAAGAGCAGACTTCTGTGGAGTCCTTGGTTTGCTATCACTGTAATCTGTAGCTGGCCAGAAATATCTGTGTGGGAGGACAGGTTAAACTTTTCACCCTCTGTATTTCTGGTGATTAGAGTCTTCAGCCTTTCGCCCAGGTTTGGGTGgtaaagagaagcagcttgAGCAGCTGTATGTGAAACTGGAGACTAAGAACTGGCATTAATTTCCTCTTGTTCATTTGTATTGGCTCCATCTTTGGCAATGTGTGCTGGGTTAGTAGTTCTTGCTTTGTCTTTGCCAATGCAGTGTCTGTTCCCATGGAAATGGGGGTGGAAGTGGCAAGTGTCAGCAGAGAACTTCATCTGGATCAACTTCTGACTGAAGTGCCACTGGGCAGGTGATGTCCACAGTCGTCCCTCCTTCCCCTGTCTTGGTGGGGAATTACTTGATTCTGAGCTCTTGAGGCACGCATCAGTTTGTGTTTGTACAGTAACCCTGACACAACAAAATGTCAAGCTGGCTTAAGATCTTTTGAGGGCTGCCCTAGAGGTGGTGAAATAATGGGCAAATTTTaagatttctgttgttttctcaaGTATTGTCCCATTTGGGAATGTTGTTTGGACCCTTCTCAGGGCTGTTCTGATGCCTGCAGATAGCACCCATTTCAGCTGGGTGACTGAGAACAGCAGCTGATGGAGCCCTTGTGTATCTTTCTTGCTTCCTTCTTTGTGTCTTCAAGCTGGCAGGTATTGCACGGCTGTGGTGAGAAGAAAGGGTTTTGTAAGATGTCTAATGCTTTGCACCCTTCTGCCATTCCCCAGGCTTTCACTTGAGTAAGGGTGAGTCTCTAAAACCTGATGCCATTGACTGCTAACTTCAAATCCGTTGAATGAATGAATCAAATCAGTcctgtgctgttttgtttttgtactCGGAGtttgtaatttgaaaatgttgtaaAAATATTCTAggtgttttcctctttgaagcAGGAGCCAATGGCCAAGTCCTTTGGCTCTGTGCCCTGTTTGGGAAAtagacttttctttctgaaacgGTGCGAGTGAGTTTATTGCGTCTTGGACTACGGCGGGTCCAGACCTGTTTTTCTACAGGACCCAGGTTTCGGGGGCTTGGGCTACCTCTGCTTCTACTCCAGTAGTACTTCCTCCTGGTCAGAGCAAGGAGAGGGGACAGGTCTGACGAGGGCATGAGTGCTAATGTCACTTAGGGAGTTAAGCACTTCAAGAGTATATAAAATGTCTCTTCCATGTGCCTCAGAAGTTAACCTTTCCTCTCACTGTTTTTTGCTTGAAACTCAGCTTCTGACTATGGTATGAAGCTGCCAATCTTGCGGTCCAACGCAGAAGATCAGATTCTGTACCAGACTGAGCGTTACAATGAGGAAACCTTTGGCTATGAAGTTCCCATCAAAGAGGAGGGTGACTATGTGCTGGTGTTGAAGTTCGCAGAGGTCTATTTTGCACAGTCTCAACAGAAGGTAAGCAACAGCTCCTTGCTTGTCTCTTTGATGTGAGTTCCTGGCTAAGACTGTGCATGCACAGGTTGCCTCTGCTGCTTTGCATACTGGAGAAAGGAGTAAAGTAAGGCACTAATGGTTAATTTTGTTCCTAGACCTCTCGTGCGTTCTGAAACTTCGAGCTGTCTTCCACATTACAGATACACAGCTGGCCTGGAAAATTGCATTACAAAGTATTCAAACATGTGCAACTAAACATAACTAGCACTAGAGTTTTATGATCTGTTTAGGCTGTGCTGGCTTTGAGAAgaagtgtttttctctttttcctgaacGCTTGTTCCTGACCTGATGGCATGCTTGTGCTGAAGGAAGTATTGCACAGATTGAATGAGGGAAGTGATCTGGGTTAAATAACCTACTCAAAACAATTTGTGCGAATGTAATAAGACTTGGTACTGTCCAAACTGATCCCGAAAGCACAAAGTTAAATTCAACTCTCTTTATTGCTCTTTAGAGAAGAATAATTCTTGCCCACTTTTGAAATATCTGATGTACAGATGTGAAAGCAGAAGCACAAAGAACTCAGACCCCTGCGATAGATTGGGACAGCAGTTGTGTGTGTCTTAGTTgggctctcctctgcctccatCAGCTTCTTTAGAATCTCTTTAAGCACTGTGCTGCCTTCCTGCCAGAGAAGTATTTCGGGGAACAGAACTGGTGGGGCTGGCTGACAGAATGGATGCAAAATGCAGACTCAGATTAAACTGAAGGGCTGAGGCATCTTTGGTCCCTCTTCCTTCATGTGGTTCTGCTGGGATTCCCCAGGTGCTGAGTGAAGTTTGAGTCAttacagccctgaggaggacttTCACTCTGAATTCACAGATGTGGTTAGCAGTTCAACATTTTACCTCCTTCAAACTCTGTGTCCTTTACCAGcttgtttcctcttctctgctgcaggctgTTAGTTAGAAATGGCTGAACTCCCTAGGGTGTGGTGTGCCGCAGCCACCCTGGGGTGGTAGGAGCAGGTCCTCAGCCAGTAGGTGCAAAGCAagttgtgaaaacaaaatatgaataaaCCGGGATAAAATTGTGGTGTCCTCAGTTCTGAACAGCAGGTGTaggggttatttttaaaagaaggaggCAGATTTCAGGGTACTTGAAAGCAACGTTAAATGCTTCTTTACCTGGCTGCTTTTGGGCTCTGAATCCTTCCCATGGGAGTGAAGCATGTGTGGTGGGACAGTGTGTGCTACAATGCTTTCTGGTCCTGGGTGCATAACAAGCAGAGACCTTTCCTGTTCTGTTCCCCTTTCAACCATCATGTGCTCGAATCTGTTCTGACACTCTGTCATTTCTTCCACCCTGAAGGTATTTGATGTTCGCTTGAATGGCCACGTGGTGGTGAAGGACTTGGACATTTTTGACAGAGTTGGACACAGCACAGCTCACGATGAGATCATTCCCATGAGTATCAAAAAGGGGAAACTGAGTGTCCAGGGAGAGGTTTCAACGTTCACGGGGAAGCTCCACATTGAGTTTGTAAAGGTAATAAGCTTTTCTGGGCAGAGCCCTgatcttcctttcccttccttccccagacATGTGATGCAGCTGTGtgctgaaggaggagaggtgatGGTAGGTGGGGATGATATTTCTTTCCTCAAAGCTCCACAACTGatttccttctttgctttctctagGGCTACTATGACAATCCGAAAATCTGTGCCCTATACATCCTGCAAGGAACAGTGGAAGGTAAGCACAGTTTTTTTTGAGCCAGAAGGCTCTTCCCCCTTGGAGAGCAGCCTGTTGCTTCTCAGACCATGAGATCATGGCTCTTGCTGACCCACCTCTGCCAAAACTGTTTCTCTCTGAGCAAGTTCCCACAGAGTGGAGTTGCAGAGTGAAATAGGTGTGTAGTGTCCTCCTACACCTCCAACTGCATAAAGCTGTGTCATTTTtggaataagaaaaaacagtttggtTCAGGACTTCCTGCATGTGGGGTAGAGGAGAAGGGAACACGTCTGGTCAGTCTTAGCTTACAGTTACAGATAAACTCCCTCTGGCCTTGGatgtcagcagcagccctgcagacaaGTAATTTACAGACATCTTTTAGCTAGTAGTTAAGTGTTTCTTACCTGGAGCTTTGTTTTGCCTTCTCAGCTTGAGGAcaaggcagcttttttttttccacatatcaGTTCCTCTGCATAGCAGTGGGGAGTGCTAGTGAAGTCCTTGCTCTTTCATCACCCTCTTTGTAAATCTGTGCTGGAGTTGGAGCTCCTGTACAGGGGAGGTTTAGGACCCCTCTCTGACCAAAGCATCAGTTTGGTCAGGGGCTGCCAAGTTCTCCTGAAGATTTGGTGTGTAACCTTGTGGCCAGGTGGCACCTTGCTGTGTGTGGGACCTGCAGTTCAGGCTCCAGAGGACTGGATTTGAGTGGGGTTGGGCCGTGCTGCTCTGGTAGGTCTGGGGGGTGCCATGATGTGAGGTAGGACCATTTGTGGAAAGGGTTGTTCCCGTTCCTGTTTGTACCTGTATCTGCTGGTCTCGCAGGCAGAAGATGCTTGTTCTTGACTAGATCTCACTGGGCAGGTGTGGTATCTGACTGTGTATGCTCTAAGCGTGCTTTTGTGCTGTAGCTTCTCTGTGACGGGTAGATGAGGTGGAGGGATGTCGTTTAATTTGCATACTGTGTCTTTGGATGCTCTTGCATCATGGAGGAAAGAAATAGCAGTGTGAGCCTCTGAGGGAGGATGGTCCTGTTTCCTGGGGTGCTCTGGCCATGGTGTTGCTGTGGTGTCAGGTGTGGTGTGCATGCTGGAtcggggagaggggaagggagtgACTCGGGTGATTTCCCAGGTTACATCCTGACTCCTTGCAACCTTTTGTCTCGTCCAACAGATGTTCCAAAGCTGCAGCCACACCCAGGTctggagaaaaaagaggaagatgatgatgaagatgaaTATGACGATGGCTCCAATGTTAAAAAACAGGCAAATAAGAACCGGGTTCAGTCAGGCCCACGCACACCAAACCCCTATGCCTCGGACAACAGCAGCCTCATGTTTCCTATATTGGTGGCCTTTGGTGTCTTCATTCCTAccctcttctgcctctgccGATTGTGAGAGCAAGCCTCACAGAGCATCAGCcaaggggctgggagggaaggagttGGACCAAACACGGTTGCTTTCAATTTCTCCATATTGTTcataatttaaggaaaaaaaaaaaaaaagaaaaaaaaaaagatgattcaTTTGGAATGAATAGCAGGTCCAGGTAAGAGGGAGCTTACCTTCCCCCCTGCCAGCAAGCAGCGAGGCCCTTGCCTTCCCCTTCGCACCATGTGCAGCCTCTGATCCTCCCTGGGGCATCCAAGAGTAAACTGAGTCCTGGCTGTCTGTGTATTGGGCTGTCGAAAGCTGATGCTAGCAGTCCTGGGCCACATCCCACACTGAGAGAAAACCATGTGCTGCAAGATCTCTGCCTTTGCTGGGTGGAATGCGGTTCCTTAAGCAGGGAAGCAGGCTCTTAAAACCAGGCCTGGGTACACATTTTGTCTGGGAGCGTGGAAGTGTTGTGGTGCCGTTGGGTGACTAACGACTATGGAGGACAGAGCCTGGCTCAGCATCTCCCTGAATGTGTGCAACGTGATGTATGGTACTCGCCTGCATAAAGATACCAAGACTCCAGCTAGCCGCTCAGCCTCTGT
Proteins encoded in this window:
- the MLEC gene encoding malectin isoform X1 is translated as MVGTGARGAPLLPPLLLLLPLLRGAAGGLADSVIWAVNAGGDAHVDVNGIHFRKDPLEGRVGRASDYGMKLPILRSNAEDQILYQTERYNEETFGYEVPIKEEGDYVLVLKFAEVYFAQSQQKVFDVRLNGHVVVKDLDIFDRVGHSTAHDEIIPMSIKKGKLSVQGEVSTFTGKLHIEFVKGYYDNPKICALYILQGTVEDVPKLQPHPGLEKKEEDDDEDEYDDGSNVKKQANKNRVQSGPRTPNPYASDNSSLMFPILVAFGVFIPTLFCLCRL
- the MLEC gene encoding malectin isoform X2 encodes the protein MVGTGARGAPLLPPLLLLLPLLRGAAGGLADSVIWAVNAGGDAHVDVNGIHFRKDPLEGRVGRASDYGMKLPILRSNAEDQILYQTERYNEETFGYEVPIKEEGDYVLVLKFAEVYFAQSQQKMFQSCSHTQVWRKKRKMMMKMNMTMAPMLKNRQIRTGFSQAHAHQTPMPRTTAASCFLYWWPLVSSFLPSSASADCESKPHRASAKGLGGKELDQTRLLSISPYCS